The following coding sequences are from one Trypanosoma brucei gambiense DAL972 chromosome 2, complete sequence window:
- a CDS encoding adenosine transporter 2, putative — MAMLGFESTAEFFVYLTFIFFGMSVMNVTNAIYSNYYFFWEYYKFAQGNEHAVSANPSFWKHMFTYYNVVVFTMQVLLEAFMLTPLGRQIPISWRLIFGLTIPMVEIIVILVIPAVGGTSEGGAMATMMIVAFVCGISMTLCDSSNAALAGPFPTKFYGAIVWGLAVSGLMTSFLAIVIKASMDSSFESKRVQSQIYFGLVMFLQVVACVLLVLLRKNPYAIKYAAEFRYAARKKGTVCDFDVKGTGPVSGNRYADEKENKNVLNADIDPDKMKDTDQVEGTTNAQQILTRVLMVVVKRIWPMLLSCFFVFFATLLVFPGVFIAAKTGDTSGWYFTVVVAMFNLGDFLSRLVLQFKQLHVSPRMVMIGSFARALLIIPLSLCAAGTIPGVWLPYIVSLLWGLTNGYFGGLSMIYGPRTGSLTTAGQRSLAAICINVALLMGLFAGAMFALAVKEGLPE, encoded by the exons ATGGCAATGCTTGGTTTTGAGTCGACAGCTGAATTTTTTGTCTATCTCACGTTTATCTTTTTTGGGATGTCGGTGATGAATGTGACGAATGCCATTTACtccaattattattttttttgggaaTACTACAAGTTTGCGCAGGGTAATGAACATGCTGTTTCTGCAAATCCATCGTTCTGGAAGCACATGTTCACGTATTATAATGTTGTCGTGTTTACCATGCAGGTGCTTTTGGAGGCCTTTATGCTCACACCATTGGGCCGACAGATTCCTATTAGTTGGCGTCTCATCTTTGGACTCACAATTCCCATGGTTGAAATCATTGTAATTTTGGTTATTCCTGCTGTTGGAGGAACAAGTGAGGGCGGTGCGATGGCAACTATGATGAtagttgcttttgtttgtggTATTTCCATGACACTCTGTGACTCCAGCAATGCTGCACTTGCGGGACCGTTTCCAACTAAATTCTATGGTGCCATCGTGTGGGGTCTTGCTGTCTCTGGCCTCATGACTTCATTTTTGGCTATTGTTATCAAAGCATCGATGGACAGCAGTTTTGAAAGCAAGAGAGTTCAGTCCCAAATATACTTTGGATTAGTCATGTTTCTTCAGGTGGTTGCATGCGTCCTTCTTGTCCTTCTGAGGAAAAACCCATATGCCATTAAATATGCTGCAGAATTTAGGTATGCcgcgagaaaaaaaggaacagtgTGTGACTTTGATGTAAAGGGAACAGGGCCGGTAAGCGGAAATAGATATGctgatgaaaaagagaacaagaATGTATTGAATGCTGATATTGATCCAGATAAGATGAAGGATACGGATCAGGTTGAAGGCACTACCAACGCTCAGCAGATATTGACGCGAGTGTTA ATGGTTGTGGTGAAACGCATTTGGCCCATGTTGCTTTCATGCTTCTTTGTGTTCTTTGCGACACTTCTGGTGTTCCCTGGTGTATTTATAGCGGCGAAGACAGGCGATACTAGTGGTTGGTACTTTACTGTTGTCGTTGCCATGTTCAACTTGGGTGATTTCTTGTCTCGTCTTGTGCTGCAGTTCAAACAATTGCATGTGTCTCCGCGTATGGTCATGATTGGTTCATTTGCACGTGCACTTTTGATAATTCCTCTTTCGCTTTGTGCTGCCGGAACCATTCCTGGTGTGTGGCTTCCCTACATTGTCTCTCTCCTGTGGGGCCTCACAAATGGTTACTTTGGTGGCCTTTCAATGATTTATGGACCACGTACGGGATCCCTCACCACAGCGGGTCAACGCTCTCTTGCTGCCATTTGCATCAATGTGGCACTTCTTATGGGTCTTTTTGCTGGTGCTATGTTTGCGTTGGCTGTTAAGGAGGGACTTCCTGAATAA
- a CDS encoding adenosine transporter 2, putative has product MAMLGFESTAEFFVYLTFIFFGMSVMNVTNAIYSNYNFFSEYYKFVKKQEKAEPENESFWKHMFTYYNVVVFTMQVVLEAFMLTPLGRRIPISWRLIFGLTIPMVEIIVILVIPAVGGSENGAIATMMMVAFVGGISKTLCDSSNAALAGPFPTKFYGAIVWGLAISGLMTSFLAIVIQASMDSSFTSKNTQSQIYFGLVMLLQVVACVLLVLLRKNPYAIKYAAEFRYAARKDGVTGDGADGEFDAKGTGPADENRYPDEKENKNVLNADIDPDDMKDTDQVEGTTNAQQMLDASVMVVVKRIWPMLVACFFVFFATLLVFPGVFIAAKTGDTSGWYFTVVVAMFNLGDFLSRLVLQFKQLHVSPRMVMIGSFARALLIIPLSLCAAGTVTGVWLPYIVSLLWGLTNGYFGGLSMIYGPRTGSLTTAGQRSLAAICINVALLMGLFVGAMFALAVKEGLPK; this is encoded by the coding sequence ATGGCAATGCTTGGTTTCGAGTCGACAGCTGAATTTTTTGTCTATCTCACCTTTATCTTTTTTGGGATGTCGGTGATGAATGTGACGAATGCCATTTACTCcaattataattttttttcagagTATTATAAGTTTGTtaaaaagcaggaaaaagcCGAACCTGAGAATGAATCGTTCTGGAAGCACATGTTCACGTATTAtaatgttgttgtgtttacgATGCAAGTGGTTTTGGAGGCTTTTATGCTCACACCATTGGGCCGACGGATTCCTATTAGTTGGCGTCTCATCTTTGGACTCACTATTCCCATGGTAGAAATCATTGTTATTTTAGTGATCCCTGCTgttggaggaagtgaaaaTGGTGCAATTGCAACTATGATGAtggttgcttttgttggtggTATTTCCAAAACACTTTGTGACTCCAGCAATGCTGCACTTGCGGGACCGTTTCCAACTAAATTCTATGGTGCCATCGTGTGGGGTCTTGCCATATCCGGACTGATGACCTCATTTTTGGCTATTGTTATACAAGCATCGATGGACAGCAGTTTTACAAGTAAAAATACTCAGTCCCAAATATACTTTGGATTAGTCATGCTTCTTCAAGTGGTTGCATGCGTCCTTCTTGTCCTTCTGAGGAAAAACCCATATGCCATTAAATATGCTGCAGAATTTAGGTATGCTGCGAGGAAGGATGGAGTAACTGGTGATGGCGCAGATGGTGAATTTGATGCAAAGGGAACAGGACCAGCAGACGAGAATAGATATCctgatgaaaaagagaataagAATGTATTGAATGCCGATATTGATCCAGATGATATGAAGGATACGGATCAGGTTGAAGGCACTACCAACGCTCAGCAAATGCTTGATGCGAGTGTTATGGTTGTGGTGAAACGCATTTGGCCTATGTTGGTTGCTTGCTTCTTTGTGTTCTTTGCGACACTTCTGGTGTTCCCTGGTGTATTTATAGCGGCGAAGACAGGCGATACTAGTGGTTGGTACTTTACTGTTGTCGTTGCCATGTTCAACTTGGGTGATTTCTTGTCTCGTCTTGTGCTGCAGTTCAAACAATTGCATGTGTCTCCGCGCATGGTTATGATTGGTTCATTTGCACGTGCATTGCTGATAATTCCACTTTCGCTGTGTGCTGCAGGAACCGTTACCGGTGTATGGCTTCCCTACAttgtttctctcctttgGGGTCTTACAAATGGTTACTTTGGTGGCCTTTCAATGATTTATGGACCACGTACGGGATCCCTCACCACAGCGGGTCAACGCTCTCTTGCTGCCATTTGCATTAATGTGGCACTTCTTATGGGACTTTTTGTTGGTGCTATGTTTGCATTGGCTGTTAAGGAGGGACTTCCTAAATAA
- a CDS encoding iron/ascorbate oxidoreductase family protein,putative, producing MSRASLPVIDVSPLFGGEAAAKERVSKQIDNACRTWGFFYIVGHPIQQEQIERVLDVAKNYFSLPMEEKLKLDIRKSKLYRGYIAFGAEDPDDAKVYGYEGFNMGHHLPKHHPEVMAGVPLRGPNIHPTQVKGWAEEMENQYDDMWALSLVILRAMALGLGLREDFFDSKFMDPMCELNIKHYPSPTTTGKKSHLLIEHADFCAITLLYQDGVGGLQIRGLSGELMDVPPVEGSFVVNIGDMMEMWTNGQYRSTMHRVVPRSGTRYSMPFFCVPNPNVIIKCLDNCHSEENPPRYPPVRAVDWILKRFAEVFSLAKPKM from the coding sequence ATGTCACGCGCATCGCTTCCTGTTATTGATGTTTCGCCCCTCTTTGGTGGTGAAGCTGCAGCAAAGGAAAGGGTCTCCAAGCAAATTGATAATGCGTGCAGAACATGGGGCTTCTTCTACATTGTGGGGCATCCGATCCAGCAGGAGCAGATTGAGAGGGTGCTAGATGTAGCGAAGAATTATTTTTCACTCCCCATGGAAGAGAAGCTCAAATTGGACATTCGTAAAAGTAAGTTGTATCGTGGTTATATTGCTTTTGGGGCCGAGGACCCCGATGATGCTAAGGTCTACGGCTACGAGGGGTTCAATATGGGGCACCATCTTCCGAAGCACCACCCAGAGGTTATGGCAGGAGTGCCGCTCCGAGGACCGAACATCCACCCCACTCAGGTAAAGGGCTGGgcggaggaaatggaaaatcAATATGACGATATGTGGGCCCTTTCACTTGTTATCCTGCGCGCTATGGCACTGGGACTCGGTCTGCGGGAAGATTTCTTCGACTCCAAGTTTATGGATCCGATGTGTGAATTGAATATAAAGCATTACCCTTCCCCAACCACTACAGGCAAAAAATCTCATTTGCTTATTGAGCACGCTGACTTTTGCGCTATTACATTACTCTATCAAGACGGTGTGGGTGGCTTGCAAATTCGGGGACTTTCCGGAGAGCTGATGGATGTGCCACCTGTTGAAGGAAGTTTTGTTGTCAACATTGGAGACATGATGGAGATGTGGACCAATGGCCAATACCGTTCTACCATGCACCGTGTTGTTCCGAGAAGTGGCACACGGTACTCCATGCCTTTTTTCTGTGTTCCAAACCCGAATGTCATTATTAAGTGCCTCGACAACTGTCATTCGGAGGAGAATCCACCAAGGTACCCTCCAGTGCGGGCTGTTGACTGGATTTTGAAGCGGTTTGCGGAAGTGTTTTCGCTTGCAAAACCTAAAATGTAG